A stretch of DNA from Plasmodium berghei ANKA genome assembly, chromosome: 11:
agtatatttattgtcCATTTCCTTTATGTAGGtatagaaataaatttaattaaaacatGTGTAGcctgtatttttttttgtcaaataattatacaaaCATATTTTCTTACTCCAAATAAAAACAGAATCCTTAATATACGTCCCTGCATACAATACCTAgaacatttattataaatttaataaactgtattatatcaaaatgaaatgcatataaatataaggtcattacatatatgttatgaatacaaataaaaaaaaaaatatatgcataaaatgGCTAGTTTCTCTCcgtattaaattatattagcataaaaaatgaaaatccCAAATAATAggaatatatacataaaaaattacagAGTACACcacaaattatttatatccaaaaaaaaaaacattctataatattgtacaaatatataatttttatgaaatatatttgtgcGTTTAGAACAaatctaaaaataaaaatacaaaaatataacaaaagtGTTGAGTTAAAAATAACGAACATATAACTTACgctttctcttttttttttgcactataaatatttttctaacaattttttgtattatatatacacaaatGGATACCTGTATGCATgtacataaaatatgaataaataagcagaaatataacaatatatatatatataataatccATCGTCTTATATTCTCAATAAGCACTTTTTTTACCTCTTCAAATTTGTATAAAGatattttacaatatttattttattatacagTATATGcttacataattttttatttttattccttaaaaaatttgttaatttaGTGAGAAAAATAAgacatattatttacattctataatgtataaaaaaatatgtcctattttattgtttctcaaaaattattataatattttttttaacaaattgaagatatattattcataaaggaggaaaaaaaagagtTAGACtgattattataattattatgatattttatataactGTATAATTGTGTATCACATAGATATATACTTAGTGtgtttacatatatacttaaaatgtatataattaaatacgcaaatattaattaaaatataattaatagttttattgttttcatAACAAAATGCATTCACACatttatgatatatattaatatgtatacGTGTGTGTATGTATTTAagatatatgtacatatgtatatatatatatataatatatattatgtatataaatatacacatattatataatgtaGTTTTATTTCATGCTCTCTTGGGAATGTTAAAATTCAGATTATAAAACTTGAAATTTAAGAGaacatgtttttttttagcttatttttgtactttttttttcttataatgGGATCTATGATAAGAAAGGGATTtactttattataaaataaatccttaaaatactaaaatcaataaaatatatttattattttagttaatatatatattataaatatatatatatatatatataatatattattcttatgttttcctttctttttttatatacccattatttatatattaataatatagttttcgtttcattattatatgtcAACATCAATAAGGCCAAAagaatgttttatttttgttatattaattttttttttttatttacaatttttttaatatttttgtaaattgtttattttttgtttctcacttctttaattattaaaattaaaggGGAAATAACTCATAAGCATTATGAACTGAAtggatgaaataaataaaagccattcattattatcatacataaaaatatatatattaattgattttaaaataaaatgggaaaaataaaaaatgcttattttatattatgtatacatcaatttattttattatttttttttatttaatatgaataaaaaaaattatttttaaaaacatgtgcgtttataaaataaacataataaataacagttttatatattttaatatgtttttttttcattttaatatgaaagtatatatcaaatacataatttattatacatgCGTTATTTcgtatttatatgaataatgtATACTGTTTACGCATTATgtataacaaaattatataatagaatttaatattatagggaattttatttttgtaacattgtaaataaaaaataattatacataattttagaacaaaaaaagtTTACCTTATTTGCgtttttttgtttctttatttaaagcattgtatataataatattaattcgGAATAAGTTCCTtccattttataaattaaaatttatgttcttgttttacaatattttatcaaaacataaatttatattctaattattaaaaggctatttcattataagttcataatatatataatttgacCACCCTATATCTCTAAGGGTTTGCCAACTaggtatatataaacatgtatattatatatatataccactaatacattttttaataggtatattacatacatatacatgtttatatataccattaatgcattttttatgacGTTTAAATTTATTCTTTTGGATAATATACAATATGTATGAGttgtgataaaaaaaaaaaaatatttattaatgtgcaaatttaataaaattataaaaaaataaagcatTGATCATACCATGAATTgctaaatttaatattataattattatgtattttttttttgatattttggcacattttaaaatatatggtatttattatatttgatatTACTATAtgctaataaaataataatgtttcACACAATTTAATATGcttaaaaattgttaaacaaaagtattattcatattgatatatgtgtatataatattattggaaggaaatattaatttttttgagcattaataaaaagatgaaaatattaactataattttaagtataatatcttaaattttataacaaTTATGAAGTATGtagaaattaataaattttaataaaaaaaggaaaatatattaaaaatcaTTCTGTCTTATGTATAATATGTGGAATATTTTCCCCTTCATTTAgtcacatatatatatcactCTCATGtaattatacataaataagtcttatttattttattagtgTTATTATGTAACATTAATTGTTAAACtacatgttttttttaaagggTTTGTGCaaatatatggaaaaataccttaaatattaaaaaaataaaaattaaggcataataaaacataaaattgTAATTATTTACAGCCTTTAacacatgtatatatatatatgtatataatatgtatcCTATATAAgtcttttaaaatatatataaagtaaTTGAgcatattaaatataaacatatttttatgaatatcaCAATTATAGCTATTATAATATGAGAAATACACCTCGGGTAATTTTGGTTATAAGCCAATTTTTTGAGGCATATAAATGTTGACTATTTGATATGCTAAGTTCAAAAATAAGCTTTAAGAGGTGcatcatattattttcatatcataataaaattaataaattgtattaatatagtttattttgaaatatgAGACAGTATTTATTGACATTTGTTTTGatagaatataaaatgagGAAAGTGATAACTAATAATGTATATGCGTCGAAAATATGTAATGAGGGAATAcattaatacatataattacaaaattgagaaataatatatacaacttTGTAACTTATAAATACACCACAAAAATTATGACACATATTTGTACCAAATAAAgccatttttttgtttttatattattgaataataaaaaatttatttaatttcatGTAtgcttttaatttttttttattacatttttttgaggttaagttttataaaattaaaaatatatatatttgtaagatattttttaaaagattataagtatatatatacatttaaataatcttaatatattttagtaTAGTATTTTATctgtatttttaattttttttttttatcacatTTTACTTTATGTATAATAGTAATGATAATCCAAcaaattatgatatattattattattttttggagTAATAAAtggtattatttttcaattaaatgtcgtaaaaaacatatatttctctataattatatatttttttttttcatttaaatttctttatgaagaaataagaaaaaaagtcaatattattatccaAATTTCAATATGAACTgctaattatataaatatatataatgtgggagaaacataaatatatagagaaTTTTACTAAAAGAATTCAATTTTcgaataaacaaaatagaGTTATTTagttataattaaaaaagccGTAATTGgtttttgataaaatttaaacatTGAGAAATTaacataaattaattaaaacttaataaaaataagtcaccaaatattttttattatatacattataaGCTACCTTAGCTTATcatatatcaaaaatatttccatacaataaaaattttataaaaagggaatatattttttttgtaaaaagaCGGAAAAAATGTCTACATTTGATAGATTTAATATTCATGCACAATTGGAGCATTTGCAAAGCAAATATCAAGGATCGGGACATGCAGACACAACTAGATGGTATgtataatatgtatacccattataaataaataaactatagatatattaaatgaaaaattatatatacttatgGAACTTTATTGTTTTTGCTCGAAATAAATAGCAAGCGTGTCCATATAagttttcatatatttcaatctctttatattttttttgtaaattttagGGAATGGTTAACAAACATTCATAGGGATACATTAGCATCTCATGTTGGTCATTATTCAAggtatttttaaattccaagaaaaaatatgtgaaaaatgtatgatagatatgtgcatattcatttagaaaaattttcaaatatacttataataccatattcttaaaatataatttttaggCTAGCTTATTTTTCTATTGCTGAAAACGAACCTATTGCTAAGATACGTTATCGTTGTCTTCAggtaaaaattatatcctgttatatgtacatatataaattcgATTTATAATTCTTATGTTATTATTGGACTTATTTTTAGTATGCATGTTTTTgtttcacattttttcatttcgtttgatttttatatttttgccAGAATATGTCACTCCCTATAACTCCACGCCccaaaaaaaactaaatcacgatttttttttgttcacTTATATTGCGTTTTAcgatttatatatacatgtgtACATATGCATTATCGGCATTCTTCgttttaatatttgttctaaatttattttatttttttttaaattattttattgtattgCATTATActttgttttaaaattttggTTAATCTAAACGCGTCAAtatcaattaaaaaaatgctgcataagaaaaatatctttaatataaatttatgagaatattgtaaatatatttctttaattttatattaaaatggaaataaaatgtatgttatataatatattcacaCACGCATGCTAATATTAATGCCAActatagaaataaaagCTTAAAAAGGCAACACCAGAATAGCAACTATAATTATTCTAATAATATACCCCTGATAATCACATAATTGTATCGTCTCTTATTCttcattttaataatttgattaaaatcaatttattaatatctaTATACTAATTTGgttattttccatttatatattttatacgtgtattgtttttacattaacaaaaaataatacccCATTCAAATACGTAATAATATTCttgcaatatttttattaatgaaaaatttattaagctataattttttaattaaaaaaaaaaaataataataattgataaaaaatgatgactGTTCATGTAATTTTAGcgatttaaatatttttttattcatatcaTATGATTAtcaataatacaaatagaAGTCGTTATATCacgttttatttattaatattgtgtttttttcctttatcTCATATGTTACCCATAAAAATACTATGTTTCgcgataataataaaaaaaaatgtataaaacttaaagaagaaaaaaaatataataataacaagCCAAAGGAACcaaaggaaaataataacattgAGAAAtcaaatacaaatttaataaaaaataatgaaaacaaaACTAATTGTTCTGAACTTAATACTAATGGCAtagataaagaaatattacTTAAATGTGAAGAGTTACAAAAACAAGAACTTGAAgcattaaaattaatatatgtaagAGACAGagaattaattataaaaaatgaacaaaataaagaacGTGATAcaacaatatatatggaattaaatgatgaaaatgattattgtaataatattataaatataacaattgAATTGCCTAAAGATTATCCACTAAaatcttttattataataaatataaatgttaaaaattttacTGCTGATATGAATGATTATATTAATCAAGAAATATACAAagatatacaaaattatttagaacaagaatgtataatattgaatgttatatataaaataaatgagttagttgaaaaattgaaaaataataaagatactttatcagaaaaaaataattattctaCTTATTCATCTTCTGaagatgataaaataaatgaaaaatatttaaataataatatagacacacaaaattcaaattcagacataaaaaatagtcaaaatatttcatttttatattataataaaatgagttttggaaaaagaatattatCTAGACGCTTATGTTATTCCCATCATATTTTAAGTCAAGTAAAAAGAGCATGCATAATTAAATGGGCCAGAGAATTAAAGATTGGGGGATATTCAAAAATAGGTTACCCaggaattattatttgtgaAGGTCCTAAAGAAGAAGTAGACTTTTATGTTAATagtttaaataaattgagATGGAAGCATTTTGATTGTCGAGGAATGGAGGATATTgtattaaatgaatatgaaCATTTAGATGATATGCGAGTTCTTcctaaaaatatgaatgaaCTAGATCCAAAATCTATGAGCACATTATCTAATATTTGTTCTGAATGTGGATTGAGGGATCTATTTTTGACTAGTATGAAAATTTATGGTTATCGTAATAATGAATTATCTAATAAGCAAAAGACATTAAcagaaaaagataaaagTGATAAccataaaaagaaaaaaaaaaaaaaataatcacCCTAAAAATTTGTGGTTCTTATTTTGATttcttttccttttttcaGATATAACACTCCGTTTATATTtgtacatttttttgtctataaaaaatttatgttaataattaaaataaatattcctttattttgatgaaataaataatataattttatattttttttaattgattTTGTTTAAACAAACATAATGCATTTCATTTGCTTgctcataattttttatgcttCTATAAAGTCAActtattatcaaaaaaattataaaaattaaaaaatatgttaaaattaacaaacatttttataaacatatttttatcagtATACATGCATTATCGtcttaaatattaaatttagctatagttttttatctttgttcctaaaaatataaaatatgtatacacatataaattaaaattatgcaCGAAATATAATCGATATATTTTCGTTGAattgaagaaaaaacaTTATACATGTTTGAACGTGTATgctcatatatatatattattattcatatattttttattattgttttttttgtaatgtATATTCTCAAATAGaataatgcatattttatgGGCTTTCGCTGCACATTTTATAGCGCTAAAAATGTGCATACACGtttgtaaataattttaatatttttcgaGTAAACCCATTGTTGTGATACGATTATTTTTGCtataattgtttattttgtctttttttgttctaatattttattctatgaaaagaaaacagcagatatgtttatatacataaatttatatttattgtttgcacatttatattatatttttttagtaattatttatttttaaagttgtaaattttttttgaacgtgtataaaataattccaACGAAATTGtaagttatatattttccgTGGTAATAACTGTGGTATTAAAGctttcataattttatgaattatttataacatttaaaataattaaatgcatatatttttgtttttttttcgtccttattttgtatattttttaaattgagTAGAAGAATAGAcagatattttttatttctgttattttttttgtctttttgCTTGTATCCCGATTTGTATTCCTCTCATTTAGATTTCTATGTTTTCACTTATTTACCAACTAACATAATGAATAGTATGcataaattatatcaattcgaaaataaagatgatgatatatatattaactcattttttagaaaaaatctttttagaaaatatgaatttaaATCCAAACATTATGATAAACCCAAATCTGacgtaataaaaaataaaagtggTGCGCATTTCAAACGTGTTTCAAATAACTCTTGGTATGATACAAGTGTTTATAATAAGGAAAaagatatttatttattgtgcaaagaaatgaaaaatgaaaataattctataaatatattaagttcagtagaaaaaaatgaggaaataaaaaaaattgtgaacacttatgaaaatgtacaaaataaaatgaatacaaaaaatatatataatttcaaaattgataaatatacggatatgcataataatatatta
This window harbors:
- a CDS encoding splicing factor 3B subunit 5, putative, which gives rise to MSTFDRFNIHAQLEHLQSKYQGSGHADTTRWEWLTNIHRDTLASHVGHYSRLAYFSIAENEPIAKIRYRCLQNMSLPITPRPKKN
- a CDS encoding RWD domain-containing protein, putative; amino-acid sequence: MFRDNNKKKCIKLKEEKKYNNNKPKEPKENNNIEKSNTNLIKNNENKTNCSELNTNGIDKEILLKCEELQKQELEALKLIYVRDRELIIKNEQNKERDTTIYMELNDENDYCNNIINITIELPKDYPLKSFIIININVKNFTADMNDYINQEIYKDIQNYLEQECIILNVIYKINELVEKLKNNKDTLSEKNNYSTYSSSEDDKINEKYLNNNIDTQNSNSDIKNSQNISFLYYNKMSFGKRILSRRLCYSHHILSQVKRACIIKWARELKIGGYSKIGYPGIIICEGPKEEVDFYVNSLNKLRWKHFDCRGMEDIVLNEYEHLDDMRVLPKNMNELDPKSMSTLSNICSECGLRDLFLTSMKIYGYRNNELSNKQKTLTEKDKSDNHKKKKKKK